The DNA window TAGATTCACACCAATtggtaagtgaaaataaaatatgattcATATGAATGTTCCATAAATTGGCTTTTAATTAtccattttcttttataaattgtattaaaaacaaattggcaCAGCAACAATAAACTTAGGGGCATATTTTGAAACAACAGGAAGGTCAAATTGTCTGATTATATTCATACTAGTTATatactgttaaaatgtatatttattttaataaaaccttgTTTGTCTTTACCTTGCTTCAAAACAGGGTATTTTgttacacaaaagaaaaacagaaacttagaatataatctttttaaaacaagtacatttcaataatgaacatttttaaatgttcagtttcATTTCTTTAAATCACATGATTTTAGTTATTAGAATTGTTTGCCTCATCTTCTCATATGTGTTTAAGTGGCCTGCGATATCCAGTTCTAAAAGACCCAATGCGGTCTGCGCACTGTTTCATGTAATGgttgttttactgtttgtacAATAGTACAATATTACTGGATTATAGTGAACCTGGGTTTCCACTTGGGGCAACAGTCCTTGCCATTTACCAAGGGAAACTTTTCAACAGTGGGGAGATATACCTCAATatgtctgtgttttaatgaatgcattttgttagCCTAGTATTGAGAGGAGCTGGGTTTGAATTTTTCACCTCCACTCCTCTTGCGTTTCTTGTGCTGTGGAATTCGGGGTAAGGAGACCTGGGAAAGTCAGCTTCCTTGCAGAAGGGGCAAAGTGCTTCAGTCTGTTTAACTTCTCTCTTTCTTCTTTGCACTTCTTGAAGCAGGGCTTGCACAGGCTATCTTCATTGACTAGATACAGACACTCTAAACGCTGGATGGTGTTGGTGTCCTCATCACCTCTAGTCTGAAGGAATGGGTTCCGTTTCACATTTACCTTCATGAGCTTGGGAAGATTAGCAATGTTTTCAGGCAGGCCAGTGAGTCGGTTGTCAAACAGGCCCAGTTCCTGCAGCTCCTTCAGAGCAGCAAGAGTTGATGGGAGGCATTCAAAACCATTCATTCCAAGGTTTAGATGGCGCAATTTCTTCAGCTGTCCTAACTGCAGTGGAAGAGAAGCTGCTGTAAGTTTATTGTTGCAGAGGTTAAGGTAAAAGAGGTTTTCAAGTTGCCCAATGGTCTCAGGAAGGGTTTCTATCTGGTTGCTGTGGAAATCCAGCCAACGTAGATTCTTAAAATCTTCAATGTAGGATGGAATCTTCTGTAACATGTTTCTGCTGAGATCAAGCTCATCTACGTCTGCCAGttttagaatacatttggggAAGGTTGCAATGCCCATGTTGCTAAGGTCGAGTCGACGCTTGCCATCAGCTGTCATTCTTAATGAGTTTTTGGCTAATTTAAGGGTAATCTTTTTCCCTCTAGGTCctgcttttttctttcctttgcccattttcctgtaaaaaataaaagtcgCTTACAGACCCACCATAggttaatattttgtattttatcagAGGCTTTGTATTACTTTGTCATTGTGCAttctgctgagagagagagagagagagagagagagagagagagagagagagagagagagagagagagagagagagagagagagatgcatatTCTGTAGGCAGTCCTATACTTTTgggaataaaaaagaaaggagcATACAGTCCTGCTCATTCACCCAATAACCCTTTTAAAGATGTGCTAAAATACCTATTTCCCTAATTAagtttaataaacaatacaataggTAGTGAAgtaattaatgtattttgaaagTAAGCAGAAAGTAACATGGGTTACAAAGCTTGAAGTCAAATCAGGGCTATGATAAATGATTGTTTGGTAAGTGATATGGGTTTCTGTATTACACACCTCCCCATTAAAATGGCTTCATAAGAAGCCCTTCAGGCCCTTTGGCTACTCATTAATCATATTCAGGAGTATGAAAGGGAACTCAGAAAAAGCTAATGTAGTATAGCTAATATCTATTATctggaatacaaaacaatttataAGTCCACCCGCATGGaattgttcaatatatatatatatatatatattatatatatatatatatatatatatatatatatatatatatataatatatataatatatataaaatatatcgtttttattagcaaaaaataatcaaattaatagaataaaaaaaatgtgtgtgtgtgtgtgtatatatatatatatatatatatatatatatatatatatatatatatatatatatatatatatatatatatatatatatatatatatattatatatataaaagcaacgTATCTTTTACAATAAGTAACACCCTACACTTAACGTATTAACTTATTGACTACCACAGTAATATATGGAAAAACATATAAAACTAAATGTCTATACAAGCATAAAATTCTGAAAACCATGAACCATACCTTTGCCAATACAGGTATGGGCCCTATCTGCTACAGTGTACCCCTAATGCTGGAGTAATGGAGTGCAATGAACCAGTCTAATAATGCTTGCACCTTTGCCGCTGCAGTTTAGTTAAGAATCTACTAATTTATTTAGAACTGTTTTTACATGACAGAGAGATTGTAAATTGCAGT is part of the Polyodon spathula isolate WHYD16114869_AA chromosome 13, ASM1765450v1, whole genome shotgun sequence genome and encodes:
- the LOC121325635 gene encoding leucine-rich repeat-containing protein 18-like, translated to MGKGKKKAGPRGKKITLKLAKNSLRMTADGKRRLDLSNMGIATFPKCILKLADVDELDLSRNMLQKIPSYIEDFKNLRWLDFHSNQIETLPETIGQLENLFYLNLCNNKLTAASLPLQLGQLKKLRHLNLGMNGFECLPSTLAALKELQELGLFDNRLTGLPENIANLPKLMKVNVKRNPFLQTRGDEDTNTIQRLECLYLVNEDSLCKPCFKKCKEEREKLNRLKHFAPSARKLTFPGLLTPNSTAQETQEEWR